The DNA segment GGCCCACCGTAATGGACGTCGCCAACGGTGGGGCGGCGCTCGCAAGCTCGCTCGCTCCCACCCTACATCCAGCTCCGACCTCACATCTTCTTCCCCAGCGCCGCGGCCACCTTTCGGCAGAGCTCCATCGTTTGTTTGAACTGTTCGATGTTGAGCGACTGATAGCCGTCGCTCAGCGCATTTTCGGGGTCGGGATGCACTTCCAGAATCAGTCCGTCGGCGCCGGCCGCCACGCTGGCGCAGGCCATCTGCGGCACCAGCCAGGTGTGCCCGGTGCCGTGGCTCGGATCGACCACCACCGGCAAGTGCGTCTTGCCGTGCAAGTAGGGAACGGTCGCCAGGGGAAGCGTGAATCGCGTGTGCGACTCGAACGTGCGGATGCCGCGCTCGCACAGCATGACGTTGGGATTGCCGGCGTCGAGGATGTATTCGGCCGCCAGCAGCAGTTCTTCCATCGTCGCGCTGGGGCCGCGCTTCAGCAGCACCGGTTGCCGGACCTTGCCCACCGCTTCCAGCAGGCGATAGTTCTGCATGTTCCGGGCGCCAATCTGCATCACGTCGGCATAGCGGGCAACCAATTCGACGTCTTCGGTGGCCAGCACCTCGGTGACCACCGCCAGGCCGGTCACGTCGCGGGCGGCGGCCAGCAGCTTCAGCCCGTCTTCTTTCAGCCCCTGAAAGCTGTAGGGGCTGGTGCGCGGCTTGAACGCCCCGCCCCGCAGGGCCGTCGCACCGGCGGCTTTGACGGCGATGGCCGTCGCCAGGATCTGCTCTTCGCTTTCGACCGAGCACGGCCCGGCGATGACGCCGATCCGCTGGCCGCCCACTTCCAGATCGCGAGCACGAACGACGGTTGTTTCGCTTTTCAGCTCGCGGCTGGCGACCTTGTAAGGGGCCAGGATGGGCAGCACTTCCGCCACGCCGGTGCCGCTTTCGAGCGATTCTTTCAGCCCGTCGCGTTCGGCGCCGATGGCGGCGATGACGGTGCGTTCGACGCCGCGCAGCACGTGCGCTTTGAGTCCCAGTCCTTCGACCCGTTCGACCATGTGCCCGACCTCCGCCTCGCTGGCATCGCGTTTCATGACGACAATCACGTTCAAGCTCCTGAAACCAACAAAAAAACCCCGCGACGGCCTGGGTCGCGGGGCTTGAAAATGCTTGCCTGATTAGGTTCCGTTACGAACCGCCTCCGGCCCCGCGACCGATCGGGGTAAAGTAAAACCAAAAACCAAAGGCATACGCCGGGACCGAATTCATGCTGTTATTCTGGCTTCTGACCGCGGAGGTTGCAAGTGGAAAATCATGCCGGCCCGGTTTCCACCGGCAGGCCTTCTTCGCGCCACGTCCGAAAGCCGCCGATCATCGAGCGCACGTTGCGGTAGCCCATCTTTTGCAGGTTGTCGGCGGCCAAGGCCGACCGCGACCCGCCGCCACAATACAGGACCAGTTTCGCGTTCAAATCGGGAAACCGTTTTTCGACGTCGCGCTCGATGACGCCTTTGCTCAGGTGGACTGCGTTGGGCACATGGCTTTGCATCCACTCGCTTTCCTCACGCACGTCGATCAGATTCAGTTGGTCGCCGCGCCGCAGGCGCCCCTGCACATCTTCGACCGCTACCTCCTGGATCCGCCGCTTGGCGTCCGCTACGAACTCATTGAAACGCGAAGGCTTGTCACTCATGGCAGTGGCTCCTTTCGTGCTGAATTAGGATCCGCCTGATGTAGCCTAATGCCGATCGCGCAACTCGACAACCGTTCGATCAAGCCTGTTCGAATGCCGGCGAGCGAACGTCGAGTTCGACCTTGGAAACGTCGAGTCCCGCGTTGCCAATTTGCAATTTGCAATTTGCAATTTGCAATTTGCAATTTCCCCCCCCGCCCATCCGCCGTCTACCGTCTACAATATCCCCATGTCTCTCGATCTCATCCTCGGCACGGCCGGGCACATCGATCATGGCAAAACGTCGCTGGTCAAGGCCCTGACCGGCGTCGATACCGACCGCCTGCCGGAAGAAAAACTCCGCGGCATCACCATCGACCTGGGCTTTGCCGAGCTGACGCTGGACGACATTCGCCTGGGCATCGTCGATGTGCCCGGCCACGAACGCTTTGTCCGCAACATGCTGGCCGGCGCGACCGGCATCGACCTGGCCCTGCTGGTCGTGGCCGCCGACGATTCCGTCAAGCCGCAGACCCGCGAACACCTGGAAATCTTGCGGCTGCTCGGCCTGGAAGAAGGCGTGATCGCCCTGACCAAGTGCGACCTGCCGGACCCTGGTTGGATCGACCTGGTCGAGGCCGAGGTTCGCGAGCTGGTGCAAGACACCTTTTTGCAATCGGCACCGCTCGTCCGCACGAGCGTGGTCAGCGGAGCGGGGCTCGACGAGCTGCGGCAGGCCCTTTCTGCGGCCGCGCAGCGAGCGTCGCACTCGGCAAGAATGGAACGCTTGAATGCTCCTTTTCGACTGGCAATCGACCGCAGCTTTACGATCGCCGGCCACGGCACCGTCGTCACCGGCAGCGTGGCCAGCGGGCAGGTGCATGTGGGCGACACGTTGACGATCGAGCCGGGCGGCAGGCCCGTGCGGGTGCGAGGGTTGCAGAGCCACGACCGGCCGAGCGAGACGGCACATCGCGGTCAACGGGCAGCCGTCAACCTGGCTGGCGTCCATCACGATGAAATCCGCCGCGGGCAGGAGCTGGCCTCGCCCGGTTACCTGGTGCCCAGTCGCATCCTCAGCGCCCAAATTACGTTGGCCGAAGACGCCCCGCGGGCGCTCAAGAACCGCACGCGGGCGCGGGTCCATCTGGGCACCGCCGAGCTGATGGCCTCGGTCGTGCTCTTGGAGGGCGAGCGTTTGGAGCCGGGCAGGCAGGGGCTGGTGCAGCTTTTCCTGAGCGGGCCGGCCGTCAGCATCTGGGGTCAGCCGTTGGTGTTGCGCAGCGAATCGCCGGTGGTCACCATCGGCGGCGGAAGCGTGCTCGACCCGAACGCGCCCAAATTGCCGCGCGGCGATCGCGACGTGCTCGACCGCCTGGCGGCCCTGGCCGGCGACGACAAGCTCGCGCGTGCGGCCGCCGCGCTGTCGTTCATCGGCCTGGCCGACTGGCAACCGGCCGACGTGGCCCGCCGGGCCGGCATCGACCGGGCGACCGAAGTCATCGACGAGCTCGTGCGCCGCGGCGATCTTGTGGAACTGGCCGTTTCGCCCAGCCGCGTGTCGCGGGTGGAGCGCCGCTGGCTCGACGGCGTGTTTCGCCGCATCGAAGGGGTGCTCGATCAGGAGCACGCCGCCTTTCCGTTGCGGACGGTGCTTGACCGTTCGCGGCTGGTCCACCGCCTGGGCCATCTCGGCCCGGACGCGGTAGTCGAAGCGGTGCTGGCCGCAATGCAGCGGGCCGGGCGGCTGCGAATCAACGAACGTGGCGTGGCGTTGCCCGGCCGTGGTCCGCAGCTCTCGAAGAACGAGCAGAAGCTGCTGGCCGACATGATCGAAACGTTCCGCGCCGCAGGTTACGAACCGCCGATGATCGACGACCTTCGCTCGCGCACCGTGAAGAACCAGCAGGCGGTGGAACCCCTGATTTCGCTGGCCGTGGCTGAAGGAGAACTGATCGACGTAGGCGGCGGCTTCCTCTTGCACGCCGAGGTGGAACGCCGACTGCGGGCCACTTTGGCCGCCCAGATGGCGGGCGGACAAGGCCGCACGGTGAGTCAAATCCGCGAGCTGCTCGGCACCACGCGCAAGTACGCGGTGCCGCTTTGCGAGTATCTCGACCGCGTCGGCTTTACCCGCCGCGAGGGCGACCTGCGTTTTTTGGCGCCAACCGCTAGAGCGTGATCTCCGTCTTCGGCAGCAGCCGCACCAAAGCGCGCACGCCAGCCGAGGTTACGCGCGTGCCCGACAAATCGATCTCTTCCAATGCCGATAACTGATTCAAATGCGCCAGGCCGTTGTCGGTGATCCGCGTGTAGCTCAGATCGAGGCTGGCGAGCTGCCGCAGCTTGGCAAGATGCACAAGCCCGGCGTCGCCGACGTCGGTGCCGCGGAGGCCGAGTCGATCGAGATGCGTGAACCGCGCCAAGTGCGGCATGCCGGCGTCGGAGATGGCCGTTTCGGCAAGAAACAGCCGCCGCAAATCGGCCAGCGATTGCAGTCGCTCCAGCCCGGCGTCGGTGATCGACGTGCCGCTCAAGTCCAATCGCCGCAGGCCCGACAGTCCGCTCAGATGTGCCAGGCCGGCGTCGGTGATTGCCGTCCCTTCCAGATCGAGCGCCTGCAGGTTCGACATGCCGGCCAACTCGGCCAGGTCGGCGTCGCAGACTTTCTTCTGGCACAGCGAAAGCTTCGCGGCGTCGATGGAGAAGTCGTCGTCGAGAAACTGTCGCAAGTGTGAAGAACCCGCCGGCACACTGGTGAAGACGACCGTCTCTTCCATGCCCGTCAGCGCGGCGGGCGCCGGCGCGCCTGAAGACCCACCTTGCGAGCCGACCGGCCCGGCCGCGGGCCGCGCTTTGGCCCAGGCCTGCGCGGCCTGCAAACATCGCTGCACGTCGCGCATGACCTCGTCCATTCGTTGATAGCGATCATCGGGCTTCTTGGCGATCATCCGCTGGAAGGTGGCGTTCAGCTCGGCGGGAACGTTCGTCAGCGACGGCAGCGGCGCCTCGCGGTGGGCCACCAGCTTCTGGATGAAACTGTCGCCGGCATACACCGGCCGCCCAGTCAGCAGAAAGTGCAAGGTGCAGCCCAAGCTGTAAATGTCGCTACGATGATCGCTGCTCTTGGCGTCCATCGCTTGTTCGGGCGACATGTAGTCGACCGTGCCCACCACCGAGCCCGACAGGGTGAGCTCGGTGGCAGCCACGCCTTCGCGGGCCGTGAGCAGCGAGGGCGCGGCAGGTTGCTCGAAGCGGGCCAGCCCCATATCGAGAATTTTCACCGCGCCATGCACGTCGAGCAAGACGTTGGCCGGCTTGATGTCGCGATGCACGATCCCTTTCTGGTGGGCGTGTTCGAGGCCCTTGCCGATTTGAATGGCCAGCTCGATTGCTTTCGCCGGCGAAAACGGCCCGTGCTTGCGGACGATGCTCGACAAGTCGCTCCCCTCGACGTACTGCATCACCAGGTAGTGAACGCCCTGAAATTCATCGGCGTCGTGGGCCGTCACGATGTTCGGATGCTCCAGCCGGGCGGCCGCCTCCACCTCGCGCTGAAAGCGCCGCAGCGTGTCGGGCGATTTGACGATGTGCGGCGGCAGCACTTTGATGGCCACCACCCGCTTCATGCGGCGATGTTCGGCCTTGTAGACCTGGCCCATTCCGCCTTCGCCGATCTTGTCGAGCAGCACGTAGTTGCCCAGCACGAGGCCGCGAGTGCGGCCCTGATAAATCGCCTGAGCCTGAAAGCGGCTCAGCTTCTTCTGCCGAACGAACTCTTGGGCCAGAGGTTGAGCGTCTTGCGAGCGATCGAGGCCGGGCAAGCTGTCGAGCACGGCTACGATTTCGGCCTGCGGCATCAAATCGCTTTCGGCCAGCCGCTTCAGGAAGTCGTCGACGCGGGTGGGCATTACCGCAGTATAGCCGCGCCGGCGGAGCGAAGCGAACAATTCGGTTTGAGTGTTTGGGAACGAACAGCCAACAGTGCCGGCCGTTTGACCGGCTTCAAGCGACGCGTAAAATGAAAGCTCATCAGGGCCAACCGGGGTGCAGTGAGTGTCTGAGACTTTTGATCCGTATCGAAAATGGCTGGGCATTCCGCCAGCCGAACAGCCGGCCGACCATTATCGCCTGCGGGGCGTCGGCCGGTTCGAAGACGACGCCGATACCATCTCGAATGCGGCCGACCGCCAGATGGCGCACGTGCGGACCTTTCAGACCGGGGCCCACTCCGCAGTCTCCCAAAAGCTCCTCAACGAGATCGCGGCCGCGCGCGTCTGCCTCCTCGATCGGGCAAAGAAGGCCAAGACGGCGCGGCGGAATTCGCCGAAGGCGAGGTGATCTATCTTCCGGGCGAACCGTGGAGACGGCTGCAGTTGCCCGTGTTGCCTCCTCATGAATACTCGTTGACCATCGAGTAATTGGGGAGCCGCGACGTGAACTTTGGCGTTGTGGTCGAAGGCCGGCAAGTCGAAGTGGTTCTCGACGGGGGCAACGGCGACCTCAGCGGGCTCCAGCTTGTGAACGGCCAGTCCTTCGATCGCAATTCGACGACGCACCACGGCCAAGTGCTGCGCGACGACGGGCCAAACACGATCGTCAGCACCGTGCGACGAGATGGTGTCGAGGTGACGTGCAACGGCCAGCCAGTCATCGACTGGAAGGGCGAGTCGCGCTCTTTGAGCTTGCCCCACGATTGCATCGTGCCCGACGACCGGCGGTTGTTTTTGGTTTGCTGGGGCACTCCTTATCGGATCACGCGGCTGGAACTATCTTCGCCTGTGGCCGAGATCCCGACTCAACAACCGGCCATGCCGGCCAAGACGCCCCGGTCACTGGCAGACCTGGCGGACCAACCGTCGGCCGACAAGCGTCTGCCGGTGCCGGCCGGAAAAGACCTCGCCATGCGGGCCGAATACGAGCTGCAAGCGAAGTATTGGCTCGATCGCGGCCTGCCCGACGACGCACCGACGGCGGACGCCGCGCGAAAGCGCGTGCTCGACAAGCCGGCGGCGACGCCGGGCATCAGTCTGGCCCGCATCCGCCCAGGACTCGACATGGCCATGTTCGACGGCGCGGATTTGCAGCAGTTCCGCGCGAGGGGCATCTCCGAAGGGCTCTGCCACAACTTCGGCTTCCGCTCGCCGCACCCCGCGGTATCCGGCGACAACTTTTCGATCCGTTGGACCGGCTGGCTGAAGCCGCCGCTACCGGGCAAATACGTCATCAAAACCAGCAGCGACGACGGCATTCGCGTGCGCATCAACGGCAACCTGGTGATCGACCATTGGCACCGCGGCGCGGGCGACGAGCTGGTCGAAGTCGAGCTTACCGACCAGCCGCAGCCGCTGACCGTGGAGTTCAACGACACCGGCGCCACCGCCGCCGTCTGCGTATCGTGGGCGCTGAAAAACCTTTCCGATTTTCAAGTCGTGCCCGCCGAAGTGTTCTTTCACGACCCGGCAGTCGTGCCGGCCAAGTAATCGGCCAGCAGGTTCAGATTCTTTACCGCCACGGACACGCGGCACCTTGCCTTCGCCCAAAAATGTCTGTACTATCGTGCATCAACGATGTCAATAGCCCGTTAGCCGGACAAGAGCAATGCCTCGGCCAAAGTCTCGCGAATCTTCTTCGCCGCAGCTTTGTTTGCCGCTGTCCGGTGTCGTCGCGAGTGAGAGGGACCTCGTGGCCATCGCCCTGGCCCTCGGCGCCAGAGAGGTCGACGGCTGGTCGCCGGAAGAGGATCACCTGGCGCTGGGGATTGAACCGGCCGATGAAAAAACCGCGGATGGCTACCTCGAGCAAATTCGTGCCGGCGAGGATCCGCTGGGGGCGCTGTTTTGCGAATTGCGGTCGGCGGTCCAACGACGAGCCAACGGCGCCACATTCACCCCGCGCTCGATCGTCGACGCGATGGTCGATTGGGCAATCCAATCGGGAACGCCCCAAAGAGTGGTCGATCCGGGAGTGGGATCGGGGCGCTATTTGTTGGCCGTCGGTCGGCGGTTGTCAACCGTTTCGCTGATCGGCGTAGAAATCGACCCGTTGCCGGCCATGCTGGCCCGCGCAAACCTCGCGGCAGCCGGGCTTGCCAAGCGTGCTCAGATCGTTCTCGGCGATTACCGCGACCTCTCACTGCCAGCGGCCAGCGGAACGACGCTCTTCATCGGCAACCCGCCCTACGTGCGGCACCACGACATCAGTCCAACGTGGAAGCGCTGGCTGGTTGACGAGGCGGACAAACGGAACCTTGCGGCAAGCCAGCTTGCCGGCTTGCACCTGCATTTTTTCTTGGCGACCGCGAACCTGGCGGTCTCCGGCGATTATGGCGCGTTCATCACCGCCGCGGAATGGCTCGATGTGAACTACGGAAAGCTGCTCCGTGAGTTGTTTTTGCGCGAGCTAGGCGGTCGCCGGATCGTTGTGATCGAGCCTTCGGCGATGCCCTTCGCCGACGCCGCCACCACCGCGGCCATCAGCTACTTCCAGATCGGTTCCGCCCCCGGCTCCATCCGCTTGAAGCGAATCGATACGTTGCAGCGGCTCGGCGAAGCCAATGGGAACCGCGTCGTGCGACGCGAGCGGCTCGAAAGCGAACGCCGGTGGTCGCACCTCACGCGCCGGGCGCGCTCGGGGCCTGCCGGCTATATCGAACTGGGCGAGCTTTGTCGTGTACATCGCGGCCAGGTCACGGGGGCGAACGGCGTTTGGATTGCCGGGGCACACAGCGACGGATTGCCGGATAGTGTGCTTTTCTCCGCGGTAACCAAGGCGAGGGAACTGTTTCGCGCAGGCAAGATTCTCGACGATCCTGCGCCGCTGCGCCGCGTTATCGACCTGCCTGTGGATCTCGATCGTTTCGGTTCCGCGGAGCGCCGGATCATCGATCGATTTCTGACACGGGCCAGAAAAGCCGGCGCCGACCAGTCGTACGTCGCCTTGAATCGCAAAGCGTGGTGGTCTGTCGGCCTGCGCGAACCGGCGCCGGTCCTGGCGACGTACATGGCCCGCCGGCCGCCCGCCTTTGTCTTGAACCATGCGAACGCACGCCACATCAATATCGCACACGGCCTTTACCCGCGAGAACGACTGAGCGACGCGGTCCTTTCCGGCCTTGTCGATTACCTCAGCAATGCCACGAACATCAGTGATGGACGTACTTATGCCGGAGGACTGACCAAGTTCGAGCCGCGCGAGATGGAGCGGCTGCTTGTGCCGGGAATCGACCTGTTGCAGCAGGGGCTGCGATGATCGACCCTCCAAGTTGGAGCTCCGACGAACTGAAAGCGGCCGCGAAAACTTCCACAGAGCATTTTCGCCAGCGGCGAATCGAAGAGCCTTTGGAGGATTACCTTGAGGCGTTCGACGATTATCAAGGGCACGTCGAGGACCTATTCGAGACGACCATCGATCTGACTAGGCTTGAGGCGTCGGCGGTCGAGATCTTGACTGACAAAAAGCTGCTCCATGCGTTTCGCTATCTTGCAGGACCGCCCATCTCGATCGACGATCTCAAGACGGTCGCGGAGGCTGCGTCGCTCAGTCCCAAGCAACTTCGCGCCAATCCGGAGATGGTAGCGCGCGTCGTGCAAGTGGTCTTGATGGGCCTCGACCGGCGGCGGTTTCCCTGGGTGAAAGAGAGTCGAGAACCGTCCGAAGCTGAGAGACAAGCCGCGGTTTTGGCGTCGTCCGCGATGATGGCGGCTCAGCGCGCCGGCACCAAACGCCGTAGCGAAGGTGGCCGCAGAATTGCTGGCACACGGCCTGGTGCGGGTCGCCCCGCGTGCGGTACTGACATTCGCCAACGCGCCGCAGCCCGGCGAATTCTGCGGTGAAAGCTATCTTGGCAATCGCAAGGCCGATTTTCTTGTTCGACTTTGGGACAATCGCCTGATGCCGATCGAGTGTAAGGTCTCCAACTCCGCGACAAACTCCGTCAAGCGCTTGAATAACGATGCCGCGGCCAAAGCGGAAGCATGGCGCAAAGATTTTGGCGAGACGCAGGTTGTGCCCAGCGCCGTGCTCGGTGGCGTCTACAAGCTGCACAATCTCATCGACGCCCAGAATCGAGGACTTGCGCTATTCTGGGCGCACGATCTCAAAGCGCTGGTCGACTTTATCGAGAGAACTCGGACCTAAGCCCAGCCTTTCAAGTCGTGCCCGCCGAGGAGTTCTTTCACGACCCGGCGATCGTGGCGGCCAGGTAATCGGCCAGCACGTTCAGATTCTTCACCGCCACGGACATGTCGATGATCGGACCGACGTACGCTTGATATCGAAGCTTGTCCTCCGTAACCCAGGCCCCTCGGTCGTCCAGACCCTCGATCGCCGCCCGCGCCCGGTCTTCCATGCCCCGCGTCACTCGCCCCGGCTTGGTGGCCGTCGTCTGCTTGTCGCCGGCGGACAGGGCCTCGTACTCTTTTTCGATCTCGTCGAGCTTGCTGGCGACCTTGAACCCATAGTGCGTCGGCAGATCGGAATCGTTATATGTCAAGGTGTAGTCCTTGGTGAAATACAAAGGCCGGTTCGATTGCAGCTCATAGAACCGCGCCAGCCGGCCGTCGGGCAGCAGCGACTTTTTGAGGTAAGCCACTGCCCGCGGCACCGGCTCCAGATACTTCCGTTCGCCCGTGCGGCGATACACCTCCAGCAGAATTCGCAACACGCCCTGCGATTCGCCGCCCGTCACCGCCGGCGGCTCGAACTTGCGGGCCCAGGCCGGGTGCATTTCAAAATCGTATTGCTGGGCCCAGGCCGGTTGCGGATCGGGCAGTTGAGCCAACAGCAAAAAGTCGGCCGCCTTGAGCACCGCCTGCCGATAACGCGGACCGCCATAGACCGCTTCCGCCAGAAAGAGCGCGTGGATCACATCGGGCACCAGATCGTCGTTCAGCGTATAGCGGAACCAATAGCTGCCGTGACCGGGATACATGCGTGGCCAGTCCCTCGGATAACCGGCAGGCATGACGGGAAAGTCTTCGGGCCGGTGCGGTTCGTCCCAGACCTGCGGAAAGCCGCCGTTGGGATACTGCGCCCCCAGCAATCCGTCGAGTGCGAAAAGCGTCATTTCATGGACCGCTTCGTCCTTGAACTCCAGCGAACGATCGAGCTGCGCGAGAAACCGAATCGCCGACTGCGTTTTGTCATCGTCGAGGCTGGAGGGCGTCCTTTTTTTGGCTCCGGGCGGATCGAGGCGGTAGGGCGTGCGCGTGCGGTCGGCCGGGTCGAAGTCGATATGGTCGTTCCAGCCGCCGGAGCGGAGTTGTCCGCGGCGGAGTGCTTCCGCAGCGGCGCCTGCGGCATCGAGAAAGAGTGGTTCGCTGGTGGCATCATAGAGTTTGACATACGCTTCACCGACGGCGGGCGTGCCGGGCGGCTGCACCCAGACGGTGGTGCCTGTGACGTTTCCTTCGCCCTCGCGGAGCGTCAGATCGGCGCTGTATCGCCATAGGTACCCGCCTTTGGTCGCCACCTGCCGGCTGTAAAACGTCGCCGCCTTCTTGGCCGCGGCCAGCGCGTCGTCGCGCAGCTCGGCCCGACCGTCGGTGCCTAGAAACACCTCGACACAGAAAACTACATACGCGGTGACGCGACGAAACATCGTTTGCTCCCTTCGTGCCGATATGGCTCGGAGTTGTTGGTCGACCGCGCCTCGGATCCTCTTGCCGCCAGCCTTATGCGCTGGTTCAGGCTCCGTCGCTATTATGGACCAGCCGCTTGCTCGGCGGAAGCGTTGCTCGGCTGCAAGAACGACGCTGCGCGATATCGAGGCCCTTCCGCTTGCGGAGCAAGCGGGCTACGGCCACAATCTACGTTTACGGCTTATCAGGAGTCGAGTTGCATAATGAAACTTGCCACTGCCGAGATGTTGCGGCGATTGGGATCGGGAGAGACGATCGCCGAGCTTTGCTCCGCGGCGCAGATTGGCCGCGACCAGTTCGACGCCTGGTGGCAGCGCGAAACCCAGCGCCGCTGGCCCCTGGTCGATGGCGACGCCGCGGTCTCTCGCCGCGGCCGCTGCGAACTCTTCCGCGACCGTTGGGGCATTCCGCACGTTCTGGCGGAGAACGACGAGGCCCTGTTCTTCGGCTTCGGCTATGCCATGGCCCAAGACCGGCTCTTTCAACTCGATTATCTCCGCCGCCGGGCATACGGGCGGCTGGCTGAAGTGCTTGGCCCGGAGGCGCTCGAATTAGATCTGACCGCCCGTACCATGGGACTCGGAGCGATCGCCGAAGCAGAGTGGGCCGCCGCGGGGCAGGAAATGCGAACGCTGGTTGCCGCGTTTTCGGAAGGGATCAACACGGTGATGCAGGCGTCGAGGGACGCGCCGCCCATCGAGTTCGATCTGCTCGATTGTCGGCCGCAGCCTTGGTCGCCCGTCGATTGCCTGGCCATCGAGGGCGAATTCCGCTGGTATCTTACTGGCCGCATGCCCGTGTTCGCCGTGCCCGAACTGGTCCACCGGACGTTGGGCGATGGGCCGCTGTATACCGCGTTTCTCCAAGGCGAAGCCGACGACGAAAGCATTTTGCCGGCGGGTTCCTATCCAAGGGCAAGCTGCGGCACCGAGCAATTGGGCCCGAGCGGCGGCGATCCAACTCCCTGCGAGGGAAGCAACAACTGGGTACTGGCCGGGCATCGTACCACCACGGGCCGGCCGCTCTTGGCCAGCGACCCGCACATCGCCTTCGGCGCCGTTTCGTGCTGGTACGAGGTACACCTCTGCGGCGGCTCGTTCAACGTGGCGGGCATGACCTACGCCGGCATGCCCGCCGTCATGTTCGGCCGCAACGAACTCGTGGCCTGGGGATGCACCAACAACATCTGCGCTCAGCGAGACTTGTACCGAGAACGGACCGACGCGGCGCATCCCGATGCGTTTTTATACGACGGCCGCTGGGAACCTGCCGTCCGGCGCGAAGAAACGATCGAAGTGAAAGGGAGCGGGCCGGTACGCAAGACGGTCCGTTCGTCGCGGCACGGGCCGATCGTCGACGAGTTGTTGCCGGCGGCACTGCGCAGCGGCGAACCGATCTCCATCCGCTGGCTCGGCCGCGAACCGTGCCGCTGGCTGGAAGCACTGCTGGCCATGAACCGGGCCAAGACCGCGGCCGAGCTGCGCGAGGCCACACGGCCCTGGATCGTGCCCACATTCAGCGTGGTCTATTGCGACATCGACGGGCACATCGGCTACCAGTCGGTCGGCCGCATCCCGATTCGCAAGCAGCCGACACGACGTTGCCGGCCTGGCTGGGATCCGGAACACGAATGGCAAGGGCTGATTGCGTTTGAGGGCATGCCGCACTCGATCGATCCCCAACGTGGCTTTTTGGTGACGGCCAACAACCGCCCGGCCCCCGACGACTTTGCGTATCCGCTGGCCGGGGTGTGGACGAGCGCTTATCGTGCCCGTCGAATTCGGCAAATGATCGAGGCAAAACCGAAGCTTTCCTTCAACGATCTGGGGCCGATGCAGCTCGACGTTCTGTCGTTGCGTGCCGTGCAGTGCGTGCCCCGGTTACTCGAATTGTTGAGCGACGAACCCGCGCCGCGGACGCGCGAAGCGATCGCCGCCTTGCGTGGCTGGGACTGTCGCATGGAGGCCGAATCGGCGGCGGCCGCGATTTTCGACGTCTTTTTCGCCCATTGGTGCCAGGCGGTGGCCAACGAGCGCTTTTCGGGCGAAGCGGCGACGCTCGTGGCCGCGG comes from the Pirellulales bacterium genome and includes:
- the aroF gene encoding 3-deoxy-7-phosphoheptulonate synthase; this encodes MIVVMKRDASEAEVGHMVERVEGLGLKAHVLRGVERTVIAAIGAERDGLKESLESGTGVAEVLPILAPYKVASRELKSETTVVRARDLEVGGQRIGVIAGPCSVESEEQILATAIAVKAAGATALRGGAFKPRTSPYSFQGLKEDGLKLLAAARDVTGLAVVTEVLATEDVELVARYADVMQIGARNMQNYRLLEAVGKVRQPVLLKRGPSATMEELLLAAEYILDAGNPNVMLCERGIRTFESHTRFTLPLATVPYLHGKTHLPVVVDPSHGTGHTWLVPQMACASVAAGADGLILEVHPDPENALSDGYQSLNIEQFKQTMELCRKVAAALGKKM
- a CDS encoding rhodanese-like domain-containing protein, producing the protein MSDKPSRFNEFVADAKRRIQEVAVEDVQGRLRRGDQLNLIDVREESEWMQSHVPNAVHLSKGVIERDVEKRFPDLNAKLVLYCGGGSRSALAADNLQKMGYRNVRSMIGGFRTWREEGLPVETGPA
- the selB gene encoding selenocysteine-specific translation elongation factor, producing the protein MSLDLILGTAGHIDHGKTSLVKALTGVDTDRLPEEKLRGITIDLGFAELTLDDIRLGIVDVPGHERFVRNMLAGATGIDLALLVVAADDSVKPQTREHLEILRLLGLEEGVIALTKCDLPDPGWIDLVEAEVRELVQDTFLQSAPLVRTSVVSGAGLDELRQALSAAAQRASHSARMERLNAPFRLAIDRSFTIAGHGTVVTGSVASGQVHVGDTLTIEPGGRPVRVRGLQSHDRPSETAHRGQRAAVNLAGVHHDEIRRGQELASPGYLVPSRILSAQITLAEDAPRALKNRTRARVHLGTAELMASVVLLEGERLEPGRQGLVQLFLSGPAVSIWGQPLVLRSESPVVTIGGGSVLDPNAPKLPRGDRDVLDRLAALAGDDKLARAAAALSFIGLADWQPADVARRAGIDRATEVIDELVRRGDLVELAVSPSRVSRVERRWLDGVFRRIEGVLDQEHAAFPLRTVLDRSRLVHRLGHLGPDAVVEAVLAAMQRAGRLRINERGVALPGRGPQLSKNEQKLLADMIETFRAAGYEPPMIDDLRSRTVKNQQAVEPLISLAVAEGELIDVGGGFLLHAEVERRLRATLAAQMAGGQGRTVSQIRELLGTTRKYAVPLCEYLDRVGFTRREGDLRFLAPTARA
- a CDS encoding protein kinase — protein: MPTRVDDFLKRLAESDLMPQAEIVAVLDSLPGLDRSQDAQPLAQEFVRQKKLSRFQAQAIYQGRTRGLVLGNYVLLDKIGEGGMGQVYKAEHRRMKRVVAIKVLPPHIVKSPDTLRRFQREVEAAARLEHPNIVTAHDADEFQGVHYLVMQYVEGSDLSSIVRKHGPFSPAKAIELAIQIGKGLEHAHQKGIVHRDIKPANVLLDVHGAVKILDMGLARFEQPAAPSLLTAREGVAATELTLSGSVVGTVDYMSPEQAMDAKSSDHRSDIYSLGCTLHFLLTGRPVYAGDSFIQKLVAHREAPLPSLTNVPAELNATFQRMIAKKPDDRYQRMDEVMRDVQRCLQAAQAWAKARPAAGPVGSQGGSSGAPAPAALTGMEETVVFTSVPAGSSHLRQFLDDDFSIDAAKLSLCQKKVCDADLAELAGMSNLQALDLEGTAITDAGLAHLSGLSGLRRLDLSGTSITDAGLERLQSLADLRRLFLAETAISDAGMPHLARFTHLDRLGLRGTDVGDAGLVHLAKLRQLASLDLSYTRITDNGLAHLNQLSALEEIDLSGTRVTSAGVRALVRLLPKTEITL
- a CDS encoding PA14 domain-containing protein; translation: MNFGVVVEGRQVEVVLDGGNGDLSGLQLVNGQSFDRNSTTHHGQVLRDDGPNTIVSTVRRDGVEVTCNGQPVIDWKGESRSLSLPHDCIVPDDRRLFLVCWGTPYRITRLELSSPVAEIPTQQPAMPAKTPRSLADLADQPSADKRLPVPAGKDLAMRAEYELQAKYWLDRGLPDDAPTADAARKRVLDKPAATPGISLARIRPGLDMAMFDGADLQQFRARGISEGLCHNFGFRSPHPAVSGDNFSIRWTGWLKPPLPGKYVIKTSSDDGIRVRINGNLVIDHWHRGAGDELVEVELTDQPQPLTVEFNDTGATAAVCVSWALKNLSDFQVVPAEVFFHDPAVVPAK